A single window of Thiohalorhabdus sp. Cl-TMA DNA harbors:
- the flgL gene encoding flagellar hook-associated protein FlgL produces the protein MVARVSDSMMLDVVQGDLRRNYNRVFDAQREAATGDRVRKPSDDPTAMQTLKRYEERLKAMDGYDRNVEELRGILNYTNTQYDEASKLLQRGRDLALYAANETNTPSDRKAIQEEAEEVLKQLSQIANEQLEGEYLFSGTASNRQSVVMSQEANGVYSFEYPGNIQPVEYGIGREQRITVDHSIKRPGSPLRQGLEALATMVEGFDEKQFSHLYATSTAADTTLPLGNSNSGLPVEELRDANGDGAADPGRLSIRILDKQGEVVAPAYDKGGWDAASGNNTADLTIDPSKDALDDPDKDPATPAESGNGDIVDRLDDIEHLSAWVNDEGRVEIKADEGYRFEVTRDDVNLRGVLGMDQDVPQLQTAIRDIDRAINSLASERGELGSKLNRLDLAADRRGTLRTELEKLSTHLGDVDVFKAASELMARQGNLQAAMKSSSVLRDTSILNHI, from the coding sequence ATGGTGGCACGCGTATCCGACAGCATGATGCTGGACGTGGTCCAGGGGGACCTGCGCCGCAATTACAACCGGGTTTTCGATGCCCAGCGCGAGGCCGCTACGGGAGACCGGGTCAGAAAGCCCAGCGATGACCCCACCGCCATGCAGACGCTCAAGCGCTACGAGGAGCGCTTGAAGGCCATGGACGGCTACGACCGCAATGTGGAAGAGCTCCGCGGCATCCTGAACTACACGAACACCCAGTACGACGAGGCCAGTAAACTGCTCCAGCGGGGGCGGGATCTGGCCCTCTACGCCGCCAACGAGACGAACACCCCCTCCGACCGGAAGGCCATCCAGGAGGAGGCCGAGGAGGTGCTGAAGCAGCTGTCCCAGATCGCCAACGAACAGCTGGAAGGGGAGTACCTGTTCTCCGGCACCGCCAGCAACCGGCAATCGGTGGTCATGAGCCAGGAGGCCAACGGCGTCTACAGCTTCGAGTACCCCGGGAACATCCAGCCGGTGGAATACGGCATCGGCCGGGAGCAGCGTATCACCGTGGATCACTCCATCAAGCGGCCGGGCAGTCCGCTCCGGCAGGGTCTGGAAGCGCTCGCCACCATGGTGGAGGGGTTCGACGAGAAGCAGTTCAGCCACCTCTATGCCACCAGTACCGCCGCCGATACCACCCTGCCTCTGGGCAATTCCAATTCGGGACTCCCCGTGGAGGAGCTGCGGGATGCCAACGGCGACGGCGCCGCCGATCCCGGGCGGCTCTCCATCCGAATCCTCGATAAGCAAGGGGAGGTGGTTGCTCCGGCCTATGACAAAGGGGGCTGGGATGCCGCCAGCGGGAACAATACGGCCGACCTGACCATCGACCCGAGCAAGGACGCCCTGGACGATCCCGACAAGGATCCCGCTACGCCCGCCGAGTCAGGCAACGGCGACATCGTGGACCGTCTGGACGATATCGAGCATCTATCGGCCTGGGTCAACGACGAAGGACGCGTGGAGATCAAGGCCGACGAGGGCTACCGGTTCGAGGTTACCCGGGACGACGTCAATCTGCGCGGCGTGCTCGGCATGGATCAGGACGTCCCGCAGCTGCAGACGGCCATCCGCGATATCGACCGGGCCATCAACAGCTTGGCCAGCGAGCGGGGCGAGCTGGGCAGTAAGCTCAACCGCCTGGATCTGGCGGCGGACCGCCGGGGTACCCTGCGCACCGAGCTGGAGAAGCTTTCCACCCACCTGGGCGACGTGGATGTTTTCAAGGCGGCCTCGGAGCTGATGGCCCGGCAGGGCAATCTCCAGGCGGCCATGAAGAGCTCCTCCGTTCTCCGGGATACCTCCATCCTCAATCACATCTGA
- the flgK gene encoding flagellar hook-associated protein FlgK has product MAISPGFSTAVSALHANQLRMATASNNISNAQTEGYNRQRVDVTFSQSSPEQGVRIGDGARVRDVNRMVDDFMIREEIDQTGKLGTTKTRSELASRLDGFFDEPEGGGISGRIQEFFRKVSDLSNNPGGDVERTQVLSMGRELSKLMSDRDTQLSGYQKEIDDRVTQKLRDINNSIRQIADLNIRIGQVENGTGQEAMALRDQRDQLTRELSEKIGINYYEDNQGSYNIQMKNGGHSLVNKGEATTLSRGLKTEGGAITFSGITLDDGVPKELSDGIRDGEIGAMLRIRDETIPELRGRLDDLAQSMIGEVNKVHAKGVGLEYQDSARASMATGDPTAQLQDEKSSKLPFGELFQAGQVDFAVHNKATGQIEMVSVQLDGNEVLEDGSSGDIVSKINRAVGDAAADSEWLSAGDLQAGLSNGHLELKTSEGVDFALKSGPDGREQIKTTWEGSVASGGQLQFRVRGPGGEVSTSPASPISYGSGAGGADIAEAINAAGSRVSANWNASKNELTLSAPGGYEIEVKKDTGSFMEDAGIDGSSNLFAAVGINTFFTLDQGQNVAEGVSSAAGSMKLDPYVEGSPERVHAGHLGARLSDAGEPRRDSNGEVVYEIGVGDNSAALDMLDLQSAGFEIGGGKPRTFGEHYAGTISRAGAEKANADSLVEFQQRVMDQIKEQRESVSGVNTEEELVRMMNFQRGYQAASKVISSTDRMFQSLLQSV; this is encoded by the coding sequence ATGGCCATCAGCCCCGGCTTCTCCACCGCCGTGAGCGCCCTGCACGCCAACCAGCTGCGCATGGCCACGGCGAGCAACAACATCAGCAACGCCCAGACGGAGGGGTACAACCGCCAGCGGGTGGACGTCACCTTCTCGCAGAGCAGCCCGGAACAGGGTGTGCGCATCGGGGACGGGGCCAGGGTCCGGGACGTGAACCGGATGGTGGACGATTTCATGATCCGGGAAGAGATCGACCAGACCGGGAAGCTGGGCACCACCAAGACCCGTTCGGAGCTGGCGAGCCGCCTGGACGGCTTTTTCGACGAGCCCGAGGGAGGCGGCATCAGCGGACGGATCCAGGAGTTCTTCCGCAAGGTATCGGATCTCTCCAACAACCCCGGCGGCGACGTGGAGCGGACCCAGGTGCTGAGCATGGGGCGCGAGCTCTCCAAGCTCATGTCCGACCGGGATACGCAGCTCTCCGGGTATCAGAAGGAAATCGACGACCGCGTCACGCAGAAGCTCCGGGACATCAACAACTCCATCCGCCAGATCGCCGACCTCAACATCCGGATCGGACAGGTGGAGAACGGCACCGGCCAGGAGGCCATGGCCCTCCGCGACCAGCGCGATCAGCTGACGCGGGAGCTGTCGGAGAAGATCGGCATCAATTATTACGAGGACAACCAGGGCAGCTACAACATCCAGATGAAGAACGGCGGTCACTCCCTGGTGAACAAAGGGGAGGCCACCACCCTGAGCCGGGGCCTCAAGACCGAGGGCGGGGCCATCACCTTCTCGGGAATCACCCTGGACGACGGTGTCCCCAAGGAGCTATCGGATGGCATCCGCGACGGCGAGATTGGGGCCATGCTGCGCATCCGGGACGAGACCATCCCGGAGCTCCGCGGCCGCCTGGATGACCTGGCACAGAGCATGATCGGCGAGGTCAACAAGGTGCATGCCAAGGGCGTGGGCCTGGAATACCAGGATTCGGCGCGAGCCTCCATGGCCACGGGCGATCCCACCGCGCAGCTGCAGGACGAGAAGAGCAGCAAGCTGCCCTTCGGCGAGCTTTTCCAGGCGGGCCAGGTGGATTTCGCCGTCCATAACAAGGCCACCGGCCAGATCGAGATGGTCTCCGTGCAGCTCGACGGCAACGAGGTGCTGGAGGACGGCAGCTCCGGTGACATCGTCAGCAAGATCAACCGGGCCGTGGGCGATGCCGCCGCGGACTCGGAGTGGCTGAGTGCCGGTGATCTCCAGGCCGGGCTGAGCAACGGACATCTGGAGCTGAAGACTTCTGAAGGGGTGGATTTCGCCCTGAAGTCGGGCCCCGATGGCCGCGAGCAGATAAAGACCACCTGGGAAGGGAGTGTGGCATCGGGCGGCCAGCTCCAGTTCCGGGTGCGCGGACCGGGCGGGGAGGTCAGCACCTCGCCCGCGAGTCCCATTTCCTACGGTTCCGGGGCCGGCGGAGCGGACATCGCCGAGGCCATCAATGCCGCGGGCAGCCGGGTCTCCGCCAACTGGAACGCCTCCAAAAATGAGCTGACCCTGTCCGCGCCCGGGGGCTACGAGATCGAGGTCAAGAAGGACACCGGCAGCTTCATGGAGGACGCCGGGATCGACGGCTCCAGCAATCTGTTCGCGGCGGTGGGCATAAATACCTTTTTCACCCTCGATCAGGGGCAGAACGTCGCCGAGGGCGTCTCCTCCGCCGCCGGTTCCATGAAGCTCGATCCGTACGTGGAGGGCAGCCCCGAGCGGGTCCATGCCGGCCATCTGGGGGCGCGTCTGAGCGATGCGGGCGAGCCCCGCAGAGACTCCAACGGCGAGGTTGTGTACGAGATCGGCGTGGGCGACAACAGCGCTGCGCTGGACATGCTGGATCTGCAGTCCGCCGGGTTCGAGATCGGCGGCGGTAAGCCGCGCACCTTCGGCGAGCACTACGCGGGGACCATCTCGCGAGCTGGCGCCGAAAAGGCCAATGCGGACAGCTTGGTGGAGTTCCAGCAGCGCGTGATGGACCAGATCAAGGAACAGCGGGAGTCCGTTTCCGGGGTGAATACCGAAGAGGAGCTGGTCCGGATGATGAACTTCCAGCGCGGCTATCAGGCGGCGTCCAAGGTGATAAGCTCCACCGACCGGATGTTCCAAAGCCTGCTGCAGTCCGTCTGA